From Aspergillus fumigatus Af293 chromosome 3, whole genome shotgun sequence, a single genomic window includes:
- a CDS encoding Zn(II)2Cys6 transcription factor: protein MTKGCYTCRRRRIICDNGLPTCRKCRDAGKECLGYRKPLVWVKGGVASRGKMMGRSFDDVMGAAEAQKTDIHDSNTTLADGTIPPPTTEAHAPIESDRLATGRTDETPSASDVGSIGEAVISTAGGLVSTQCTTPAAIYIPTPWGLVDPVLKDLSPLSRFYILHFNQHLVSYLALYSDVRNPYRDLTFLVGDSPVLAHALAATGALHHAILRNLEFSLPWSPDTAGDGGTALSPEEVERAVISSMARRPSSKDYEHFLGFKQRALRQLSLDICDPIMRNDNRTLAAIMVLALMDAIESGDGAWKYHLEGAKKLLKSRQQSESPTQAQGMMNWLDTFAIDGCLLIQLMGSTLARPGSLTQPFYSSTMGPAVLKRLEETSWVGCPAYLLEVIFFVEAGHFMAPGKDPFSQHTTSFSSVFLPDDSKPLQSPEALLGHIQAFDPVAWAESMQSCLYLEDLSMRITLATIYKAAVYLYASRVLSRPQSQRNYMVTTSFRLPPDHGAITNLLIHQIALIPVADPHFKCLIWPTFIAGAECRDPAHRPFLLEKLRTLYYDVTSVNVRNAAWVLSLMWRKRDQRRQERNRRRAEQDELFDQSPRSPLTTDYDDDDFDWIQELDDSRIDWLFI, encoded by the exons ATGACCAAAGGTTGTTACACctgccgtcgccgccgcATTATCTGCGACAATGGCCTCCCCACGTGTCGAAAATGTCGCGATGCGGGGAAGGAGTGCCTGGGATATCGTAAACCTCTTGTCTGGGTCAAGGGTGGTGTTGCTAGTCgagggaagatgatgggacgcagctttgatgatgtcatgggagctgcagaagctcaaAAGACTGATATCCACGATTCGAATACTACACTCGCCGACGGTACGATACCTCCGCCCACCACGGAAGCTCATGCTCCAATTGAATCGGACAGACTTGCGACAGGTAGGACCGATGAAACGCCAAGTGCGTCAGATGTTGGTTCTATCGGTGAGGCTGTAATAAGCACCGCTGGCGGCTTGGTCTCCACACAATGTACTACTCCTGCCGCTATCTATATCCCGACGCCTTGGGGGCTGGTGGACCCTGTGTTGAAAGACCTCAGCCCGCTGTCGAGGTTCTACATCCTTCACT TCAACCAGCATCTAGTGAGCTATCTTGCGCTGTATTCCGATGTCCGAAATCCGTACCGTGATTTGACCTTCTTGGTTGGCGATTCCCCTGTCCTCGCTCATGCTCTTGCTGCGACAGGGGCTCTGCATCACGCAATCTTGAGAAATCTGGAGTTCTCATTGCCCTGGTCCCCAGACACGGCGGGAGATGGCGGCACGGCGCTTTCTCCGGAAGAGGTGGAGCGAGCTGTGATAAGTTCCATGGCCAGGCGGCCTTCTTCCAAGGACTATGAACACTTTCTTGGCTTCAAGCAACGCGCTCTTCGTCAGCTTTCGCTTGACATCTGTGATCCAATCATGCGGAACGATAACCGGACATTGGCAGCAATTATGGTTCTCGCTCTCATGGACGCCATCGAGTCAGGAGACGGTGCGTGGAAGTATCATTTGGAAGGAGCGAAGAAATTGCTTAAGAGCCGGCAACAATCAGAGTCTCCGACTCAGGCGCAGGGCATGATGAACTGGCTGGACACCTTTGCCATTGATGGCTGTCTCCT AATTCAATTAATGGGATCCACCCTTGCGCGCCCCGGCTCTCTCACACAGCCTTTCTATTCCTCCACCATGGGCCCAGCGGTTTTAAAGCGTCTGGAAGAGACCTCCTGGGTCGGTTGCCCAGCCTATCTGCTcgaagtcatcttcttcgtcgagGCTGGACATTTCATGGCTCCTGGCAAGGATCCTTTCTCGCAACACACAACGTCATTTTCCTCGGTCTTTCTGCCCGATGACTCCAAGCCGCTCCAATCTCCCGAGGCCCTCCTCGGGCACATACAGGCCTTTGACCCGGTTGCGTGGGCCGAATCAATGCAGTCTTGTCTCTATCTCGAGGATCTATCGATGCGCATTACCCTCGCCACCATCTACAAGGCTGCCGTCTATCTTTACGCCAGCCGTGTCCTCTCCCGCCCACAGTCACAACGTAACTACATGGTTACCACCTCGTTCAGACTTCCTCCAGATCACGGCGCAATAAccaacctcctcatccaccagatTGCACTCATCCCGGTCGCCGATCCACACTTCAAGTGCCTTATCTGGCCCACGTTCATCGCAGGCGCGGAATGCCGTGATCCCGCACACCGCCCCTTCCTTCTTGAGAAACTCCGCACTCTTTACTACGACGTCACGAGCGTCAATGTCCGCAACGCCGCATGGGTGCTCAGCCTGATGTGGCGCAAACGCGATCAACGGCGACAGGAGCGGAACAGGCGACGTGCAGAACAGGACGAGCTTTTCGACCAGTCGCCCCGCTCGCCTTTGACGACTGACtatgacgacgatgatttcGATTGGATACAAGAACTTGACGATTCACGAATCGATTGGCTGTTTATATAG
- a CDS encoding BTB/POZ domain-containing protein, whose translation MVSQAQVLDRSAPMQGAPSSVSRHSHSGRRHRSSRSHNGGHSHQPQNDFPIFTHTGDVEIVIRAGGQERRYLLHRLILAQCSGFFEASTSEGWSRQGTARPQHSDTGVMSRISEDNSSLSNGSTLAQSESGACGVHPEKRRWRYELDWENKAEDEEPILVQKQPTFSNVVGSDAVHYPPSMTKPSSAQTGFIRSMANLAGMQSVVNLPHTATTVPVEMDPIIRDYDNLFRLFYNYPPLLNSVNIATAYAECRSLLALADMYDALAVTGPRVDHHLLGFGSRLFKQIAKYPPSYLKLGYLARSRVIFSEALIHVVGQWPAALPHLRNGSYSPLPNSVLDIIEDKVEDLEDLRARVDSKLLRLTLTTSRGERVTPTNAYLDWLAVSLFRQWLVDNTTPPPAPILKNASTNGLPAAGANISVSAGNNTSRSHRTQETTSRAPPPSPPLTPAQVYRLIGSPSTQAYLSHDELKKFLKVHPTPSADSLYTRDVLKRFERKMDEIKRLAREIVKPLLRNFLELDLKGTDLGDSALGALPYLTCTKVEDEDIPWD comes from the exons ATGGTCTCTCAAGCCCAAGTTCTTGATCGCTCTGCGCCGATGCAAGGCGCACCCTCTTCTGTGTCGCGTCATTCGCATAGCGGTCGCCGCCATCGCTCGAGTCGTTCTCATAATGGGGGTCATTCTCATCAGCCGCAGAACGATTTCCCAATCTTCACCCACACTGGTGATGTAGAGATAGTGATACGCGCCGGTGGACAGGAACGACGCTATCTTTTGCATCGATTGATACTGGCACAATGCTCCGGGTTCTTCGAGGCCAGTACGAGCGAGGGATGGTCGCGACAGGGCACAGCGCGGCCTCAGCACAGCGATACGGGGGTAATGTCCCGGATCAGTGAGGATAACTCGTCGCTATCCAACGGATCAACCCTTGCACAATCAGAGAGCGGCGCATGCGGAGTTCACCCAGAAAAGCGGAGGTGGAGATACGAGTTGGACTGGGAAAATAAggcggaggacgaagagccTATACTTGTCCAGAAG CAGCCAACGTTCTCCAACGTCGTAGGGAGCGATGCCGTCCACTATCCACCGTCGATGACCAAACCCTCGAGCGCGCAAACTGGCTTCATCCGATCAATGGCAAATCTGGCAGGGATGCAATCCGTGGTCAACCTTCCTCACACAGCAACTACAGTACCTGTGGAGATGGATCCGATTATACGTGACTACGACAATTTGTTTCGCTTGTTCTACAActatcctcctcttctcaatAGTGTCAACATTGCGACTGCTTATGCCGAGTGTCGGTCTCTGCTTGCGCTTGCGGACATGTACGATGCCTTGGCGGTGACTGGACCTCGAGTagaccatcatctcctcggcTTCGGATCTCGACTCTTTAAGCAGATTGCCAAATACCCTCCGAGCTACCTCAAGTTGGGATACCTCGCGCGCAGCCGGGTCATCTTCTCCGAGGCACTGATCCACGTTGTGGGCCAGTGGCCCGCGGCTCTACCGCACCTTCGCAACGGCTCGTACTCGCCGCTCCCGAACTCGGttctcgacatcatcgagGACAAAGTCGAGGATCTCGAAGACCTCAGGGCGCGCGTCGACTCGAAACTTCTGCGGTTGACGCTCACCACCTCCCGCGGCGAGCGAGTCACCCCTACCAACGCATATCTCGACTGGCTCGCCGTCTCCCTGTTCCGCCAGTGGCTCGTGGACAACACCACTCCTCCGCCGGCTCCGATTCTCAAGAACGCCTCGACGAACGGTCTGCCCGCCGCCGGCGCAAACATCAGCGTTAGCGCCGGCAACAATACCAGCCGCAGCCATCGCACCCAGGAAACCACATCGCGGgcccctcctccctcgccCCCTCTCACCCCAGCACAGGTCTACCGACTCATAGGCTCCCCCTCAACACAAGCCTACCTCTCGCACGACGAACTCAAGAAATTCCTCAAAGTGCACCCCACCCCATCCGCAGACTCGCTCTACACTCGCGACGTCCTCAAACGCTTTGAGCGTAAAATGGACGAAATCAAGCGACTGGCCCGGGAGATCGTCAAGCCGCTCCTGAGGAATTTTCTGGAGTTGGACCTGAAGGGTACCGACCTGGGCGACTCGGCGCTCGGCGCGTTGCCGTATCTCACCTGCACGAaagtcgaggacgaagacatCCCTTGGGATTGA
- a CDS encoding PDPK1 family serine/threonine-protein kinase, giving the protein MDGDLSLSQSLGGLRIANPDNSSLHSSEDTSTPTPGAGTLTTAAKSAPAPVPDLELESTMRSASMQTSNEHDQEPPIPSFPENYSKTSDDSLLPPSDLPQHQTPQYVPYTTQHQQQQQQHPAQNSSSRPLSAFYPNGSSSTLAREGSYRIRTDSAASSASESLARAESRGGSAAYQAGVPVRDNSHSDRSYRSVHRVPGNGPIMRQSSRAHPRGGGTSQLSGSPYGMENGPPTSSEDWQERGAAVSVRQEIDANGKPVARYIKKGVRDFSFGQTLGEGSYSTVVLATDRQTLKEYAIKILDKRHIIKEKKVKYVNIEKDTLNRLTEHPGIVRLYYTFQDERSLYFVLDLCKGGELLGVLKRMTTFDEECTRFYGAQILDTIDYMHKRGVIHRDLKPENVLLDSQMYIKITDFGTAKILNNQKKTDQNSSGMPPLDSSEIPEDERASSFVGTAEYVSPELLTDKNACKASDLWAFGCIIYQLLAGRPPFKAANEYLTFQKIVALEYEFPVGFPTVARDLVERLLVLEPARRLPIEHIKNHEFFQGVNWGSDLWTRKAPRLRAYVPPPREPIKLNGGGDNDSFPPVISTAPSNAPNSNARVVPRLVTELPPPSQLDIEWSPVLTKTNERILKLGNWMVLSSPAGHSPASKNGSSEVEAPKKFSRFFGGSTTKKRQRLVMITSSGRIIMAAAGGDDKKAKMEISLLAPGTSYRSATDSKGFSCWIVDTRDKHLVFEDPKPSSSTMGATALSVQEWVDTLDRAKEMALAQQSNGSYSDEAFRDLSSGLSSHANTLDRNSELQSESGPSGRATLVKPQPNDSDSVKGRKRFSRRHSKNGLAAVF; this is encoded by the exons ATGGACGGGGATTTGAGTCTGTCCCAGTCCTTGGGGGGTTTACGGATTGCAAATCCAGATAATTCCTCTCTGCATTCATCTGAGGATACATCGACTCCAACTCCGGGCGCCGGTACCTTAACCACAGCAGCAAAATCAGCCCCAGCTCCAGTTCCAGATCTAGAGCTCGAGTCGACGATGCGATCGGCGTCAATGCAAACCTCGAACGAGCACGATCAAGAGCCTCCTATCCCCTCATTTCCTGAAAACTACTCCAAAACCTCCGACGActcccttctccctccttCGGACCTACCACAGCACCAAACTCCACAATACGTCCCCTACACAACGCAacatcaacagcaacagcaacaacatccTGCTCAGAACTCCTCCTCGCGCCCTCTATCCGCTTTTTATCCGAAcggctcctcctcgacgTTAGCCCGCGAGGGCTCCTATCGTATTCGTACGGATTCTGCTGCCTCCTCCGCGTCGGAAAGCCTAGCACGTGCAGAGTCCCGAGGTGGTTCTGCTGCCTATCAAGCTGGGGTTCCGGTGCGCGATAACAGTCACAGTGACCGCTCTTACCGGTCTGTGCATCGTGTCCCTGGTAATGGGCCAATAATGCGTCAGTCCTCACGGGCTCACCCACGTGGCGGAGGAACCTCACAACTGTCCGGGTCCCCTTATGGCATGGAGAATGGACCGCCAACGAGCAGTGAAGACTGGCAAGAGCGTGGTGCAGCTGTCTCCGTCAGGCAAGAAATTGATGCCAATGGCAAGCCGGTGGCGCGGTATATCAAAAAGGGGGTCCGCGATTTCTCCTTCGGACAGACATTGGGAGAGGGTTCATACAGTACTGTCGTATTAGCGACGGATCGTCAGACATTGAAGGAATATGCGATCAAGATTCTCGACAAACGTCACATCATtaaggagaagaaggtgaagtACGTCAACATCGAGAAAGACACACTGAATCGACTCACAGAACACCCCGGCATTGTCCGACTCTACTACACCTTTCAGGATGAGCGCTCGTTGTATTTCGTGCTGGATCTTTGCAAGGGGGGCGAGTTGCTAGGAGTGTTGAAGCGGATGACTACCTTTGATGAAGAGTGCACCAGGTTTTACGGTGCTCAGATCCTTGACACTATCGACTACATGCACAAACGCGGCGTTATCCATCGCGACTTGAAACCAGAGAACGTTCTTCTGGACAGCCAAATGTACATCAAAATCACTGACTTTGGCACGGCGAAAATCCTTAACAATCAAAAGAAGACCGATCAGAACTCAAGTGGGATGCCACCACTCGACTCCTCTGAGATCCCTGAAGATGAACGAGCAAGCTCATTCGTCGGTACGGCAGAGTATGTTAGTCCAGAGCTTTTGACGGATAAGAATGCCTGCAAGGCTAGTGATCTGTGGGCGTTTGGCTGCATCATCTACCAACTCCTGGCCGGTCGTCCTCCGTTTAAGGCTGCGAACGAGTACTTAACTTTTCAAAAAATCGTCGCGCTTGAGTACGAGTTTCCTGTGGGCTTCCCTACGGTTGCTCGAGACCTCGTCGAGCGTCTTTTGGTCCTTGAGCCGGCTAGGCGTCTCCCGATTGAACATATTAAGAACCATGAGTTTTTCCAAGGTGTGAACTGGGGCTCGGATTTATGGACCCGCAAAGCACCTCGACTCAGGGCGTACGTGCCTCCACCTCGTGAGCCCATCAAGCTTAATGGGGGTGGTGACAATGATAGTTTCCCCCCCGTTATCTCCACGGCACCTTCGAACGCTCCCAATTCCAACGCCCGAGTAGTGCCGAGATTGGTAACAGAACTGCCTCCTCCGAGTCAACTCGATATTGAGTGGTCCCCTGTCCTGACCAAGACGAACGAAAGGATACTCAAATTAGGAAACTGGATGGTCCTTAGCTCTCCCGCCGGCCATAGTCCTGCCTCGAAGAATGGGAGCAGTGAAGTCGAGGCGCCAAAAAAGTTTTCGCGCTTCTTCGGTGGGAGTACGACAAAGAAGCGGCAGCGTTTGGTCATGATTACTTCCTCAGGACGGATCATCATGGCTGCAGCAGGAGGGGACgacaagaaggccaagatgGAGATTTCTCTGCTCGCGCCGGGGACGTCGTATCGTAGTGCGACGGATTCGAAAGGGTTTTCATGTTGGATTGTGGATACT CGCGACAAACATCTCGTCTTTGAAGAtccaaagccatcatcaagTACCATGGGTGCGACCGCCTTGTCTGTCCAAGAATGGGTGGATACGCTAGACCGTGCGAAAGAAATGGCTCTAGCTCAACAGAGCAACGGGTCGTACTCTGATGAGGCATTCAGAGATTTGTCTTCTGGATTATCCAGCCACGCTAACACACTGGATCGAAACTCAGAGCTTCAATCCGAGAGCGGCCCGTCTGGGCGGGCAACCTTGGTCAAACCTCAGCCTAACGACTCGGATTCGGTCAAAGGGCGGAAAAGATTTAGCAGACGCCATTCTAAGAACGGCCTGGCGGCAGTCTTCTGA